From one Scophthalmus maximus strain ysfricsl-2021 chromosome 19, ASM2237912v1, whole genome shotgun sequence genomic stretch:
- the hip1rb gene encoding huntingtin interacting protein 1 related b isoform X2, producing MSKHMDTLLKGRDDKLSSISKAINSTETPVKEKHARRIILGTHREKGAYTFWSYALGFPLASNSILSWKFCHVLHKVLRDGHRNVLQDCMRHHSSLVEIGKLWGNLHDKYGQLVFLYSKLLCTKLEFHVKRPTIPPNLEVTDEVLERTAGTDINNVFQLTVEVFDYLDTELRLAETVIRQLNTSIAISTLTSGQCRLSPLIQVIQDCSHLYHYTVKLLFKLHACLPADTLQGHRERFHDQFHSLKTFFNKARDMMYFKRLIQIPKLPDSPPNFLHAASLAKHVKPVVVMANEDEPEQQDDDDDDPEPLIEVSDFATSSVQAQPQEIDIFDQAFGPANGGFDDRDLQIESLKRDLELLRADLERVKAEAQRYITQLKSQINSLEAELEEQRAQKQHALVENEQLRMELEATRRRNAEHEGLQTTFIEADQRAQATEQRYNKLKEKHTELVASHAELLRKSADTVKMLSATQQTQEEVERTKHQLSFEIDRIKQEADMKLEEQKFEMEKLKRELEEKMAEVMRIKATLQSSEKTSGQMNSSMTALQAEKERLMRSVSEKEAELSSLRQTAQVQQSSLQQERERSSRELGDLQGKLQEKANQEEQLKQKLLEEQFALLQGTITEAENIIQDAVAKLDDPLHVRCTSSPDYLVSRAEATLGSIDKVKKGHADYLSNMGDAGGLLRALTQFSHLAADTIVNGSATAHMAPVDHADRLTENCRGCATQSLQYLKDLKSKTTLQKADPASVRIIVQKILHLGQELRPKGMDIRQDELGDLVDKEMAATSAAIEEAVRRIDEMMNQARKDTSGIKLEVNERILFSCTDLMKAIRMLIIASTDLQKEIVESGRGAATIKEFYAKNSRWTEGLISAAKAVGWGATEMVESADKVVLHTGKYEELIVCSHEIAASTAQLVAASKVKADRNSKKLSVLQQASRHVNEMAANVVGSTRTGQEHLEEKDTMDFSGMSLIKLRKEEMESQVKVLELESQLENERLRLGELRKKHYNLAGVPPEQVSEGNGDTSSLAHPASMSPKPKPALMKKPAMAQKPNMLPKNTFK from the exons ggCAACCTCCATGATAAATACGGACAGCTGGTGTTTCTGTACAGCAAGCTGCTCTGCACAAAATTGGAGTTTCATGTGAAG CGTCCAACAATCCCACCGAACCTGGAGGTTACAGATGAAGTCCTGGAGCGCACTGCAGGGACAGACATTAATAATGT GTTCCAGCTCACAGTGGAGGTGTTTGATTACCTGGACACAGAGCTGAGGCTGGCGGAGacag TGATCCGACAGCTCAACACATCCATCGCCATCTCCACTCTCACATCTGGCCAGTGTCGCCTGTCTCCCCTCATCCAAGTTATCCAGGACTGTAGTCACCTCTACCACTACACCGTCAAGCTGCTGTTCAAGCTGCATGCCT GTCTCCCTGCTGACACCCTACAAGGTCACCGTGAACGCTTCCATGACCAGTTCCACAG CCTTAAGACCTTCTTCAATAAAGCAAGAGACATGATGTACTTCAAGAGACTGATCCAGATCCCGAAGCTGCCTGAT TCCCCACCTAACTTCCTGCACGCAGCTTCACTGGCCAAACACGTGAAGCCAGTGGTGGTCATGGCTAACGAGGACGAACCAGAGCAACaagacgacgacgatgacgaccCAGAGCCGCTCATCGAGGTCAGCGACTTCGCCACATCCAGCGTACAGGCACAGCCACAG gaaaTTGACATATTTGATCAGGCATTTGGGCCTGCAAATGGAGGTTTCGATGACAG GGATCTTCAGATTGAGAGCCTCAAGCGTGACCTCGAGTTGTTGAGAGCAGATCTGGAGAGAGTCAAAGCAGAG GCTCAGCGCTACATCACGCAGCTCAAGTCCCAAATCAACAGTTTGGAGGCAGAGCTGGAAGAACAACGTGCTCAGAAACAACATGCTCTCGTGGAAAATGAGCAGCTGCGCATGGAGCTTGAGGCCACGCGTCGCAGAAACGCAGAACATGAGGGCCTACAGACCACCTTCATTGAGGCAGACC AAAGAGCACAGGCCACTGAGCAACGGTACAATAAGCTGAAGGAGAAGCACACAGAGCTGGTTGCCAGTCATGCTGAACTACTCCGGAAG AGTGCAGACACTGTGAAGATGCTGTCAGCAACCCAGCAGACCCAGGAAGAAGTGGAGAGGACCAAACATCAGCTGTCGTTCGAGATCGATCGGATAAAACAGGAAGCTGACATGAAG ctggaggagcagaaatTTGAGATGGAGAAGCTGAAgcgagagctggaggagaagatggcAGAAGTGATGCGCATCAAGGCAACTCTGCAGAGCAGCGAGAAG ACATCGGGCCAAATGAACAGCTCAATGACAGCTCTGCAGGCAGAGAAGGAGCGTCTGATGCGATCTGTGAGTGAGAAGGAGGCGGAGCTGTCTTCTCTGCGGCAGACGGCGCAGGTGCAGCAGTCATCACTTCAgcaggagcgagagaggagcagcagggagCTGGGGGATCTGCAGGGCAAACTGCAAGAAAAG GCGAatcaggaggagcagctgaagcAGAAGCTTCTGGAGGAGCAGTTTGCTCTGCTGCAGGGCACCATCACAGAGGCCGAGAACATCATCCAAGATGCTGTTGCTAAATTGGACGATCCCCTTCACGTACGCTGCACTAGCTCTCCAG ATTATCTCGTGAGTCGGGCGGAGGCTACACTGGGCTCCATCGACAAGGTCAAAAAGGGCCATGCAGATTATCTGAGTAACATGGGCG ATGCTGGAGGGCTGCTGAGGGCTCTGACCCAGTTCTCACACCTGGCTGCGGATACAATCGTCAACGGCAGCGCTACTGCACACATGGCGCCCGTTGACCATGCAGACC GACTGACAGAGAACTGCAGAGGCTGTGCCACCCAGAGTCTGCAGTACTTGAAGGACCTGAAGTCCAAGACAACCCTCCAGAAGGCAGACCCGGCCTCCGTTCGCATAATTGTTCAAAAGATCTTGCATTTGGGCCAG GAGCTGCGGCCAAAAGGCATGGACATTCGTCAGGATGAGCTCGGAGATCTTGTCGATAAAGAAATGGCTGCAACATCAGCAGCTATTGAGGAGGCGGTTCGTAGGATTGAT GAAATGATGAATCAGGCACGAAAGGACACTTCAGGAATCAAACTGGAGGTCAATGAAAG AATTCTCTTCAGCTGCACTGACCTGATGAAG GCCATCCGCATGCTGATCATAGCTTCTACAGATTTACAAAAGGAGATTGTCGAGAGTGGGCGG GGTGCAGCCACCATTAAGGAGTTCTACGCCAAAAATTCTCGCTGGACTGAGGGACTCATCTCTGCTGCCAAGGCTGTGGGATGGGGGGCCACCGAGATGGT AGAGTCCGCTGACAAGGTGGTGCTGCACACGGGCAAATATGAGGAGTTGATTGTCTGCTCTCATGAGATTGCTGCTAGCACTGCACAGCTGGTCGCTGCCTCGAAG GTTAAGGCAGACCGCAACAGTAAGAAGCTGTCAGTTCTCCAGCAGGCTTCTCGCCATGTGAATGAAATGGCAGCCAATGTGGTGGGCTCAACAAGGACGGGCCAGGAGCACCTGGAGGAAAAAG ATACCATGGACTTCTCTGGGATGTCCCTCATCAAGTTgaggaaagaagaaatggaGTCACAG GTGAAGGTACTCGAATTAGAGAGTCAGTTGGAGAATGAGCGACTGCGTTTGGGTGAGCTTAGGAAGAAGCACTACAACTTGGCTGGAGTTCCTCCAGAGCAGGTTTCTGAGGGGAACGGAGACACCTCCTCTCTTGCCCATCCTGCGTCTATGTCACCCAAACCCAAACCTGCTCTTATGAAGAAGCCTGCAATGGCCCAGAAACCCAACATGCTCCCCAAAAATACA TTcaagtaa